A genomic window from Brassica oleracea var. oleracea cultivar TO1000 chromosome C8, BOL, whole genome shotgun sequence includes:
- the LOC106311776 gene encoding catalase-3-like yields the protein MDPYKYRPSSAYNAPFYTTNGGAPVSNNISSLTIGERGPVLLEDYHLIEKVANFTRERIPERVVHARGISAKGFFEVTHDISNLTCADFLRAPGVQTPVIVRFSTVVHERASPETMRDIRGFAVKFYTREGNFDLVGNNTPVFFIRDGIQFPDVVHALKPNPKTNIQEYWRILDYMSHLPESLLTWCWMFDDVGIPQDYRHMEGFGVHTYTLVSKSGKVLFVKFHWKPTCGIKNLTDEEAKVVGGANHSHATKDLHDAIASGNYPEWKLFIQTMDPADEDKFDFDPLDVTKIWPEDILPLQPVGRLVLNRTIDNFFNETEQLAFNPGLVVPGIYYSDDKLLQCRIFAYGDTQRHRLGPNYLQLPVNAPKCAHHNNHHEGFMNFMHRDEEINYYPSKFDPVRCAEKVPIPNKSYTGIRTKCIIKKENNFKQPGDRYRSWAPDRQDRFVKRWVEILSEPRLTHEIRSIWISYWSQADRSLGQKLASRLNVRPSI from the exons ATGGATCCTTACAAG TATCGTCCTTCGAGCGCATACAACGCTCCGTTCTACACGACAAACGGTGGAGCTCCAGTCTCGAACAACATCTCTTCCCTCACCATCGGAGAAAGAG GTCCTGTTCTTCTTGAGGACTACCATCTGATCGAGAAGGTTGCCAACTTCACCAGAGAGAGAATCCCTGAGAGAGTGGTTCATGCCAGAGGAATCAGTGCTAAGGGTTTCTTCGAGGTCACGCATGACATTTCAAACCTCACTTGTGCTGACTTCCTCAGAGCTCCAGGTGTTCAAACTCCGGTCATCGTCCGTTTCTCCACCGTCGTTCACGAGCGTGCCAGCCCTGAAACCATGAGGGATATTCGTGGCTTCGCCGTTAAGTTTTACACCAGAGAG GGGAACTTTGATCTTGTTGGCAACAACACTCCTGTCTTCTTCATCCGTGACGGGATTCAGTTCCCGGATGTTGTCCATGCACTGAAGCCGAACCCGAAGACAAACATCCAGGAGTACTGGAGGATACTGGACTACATGTCCCACTTACCAGAGAGTTTACTCACATGGTGCTGGATGTTTGATGACGTTGGTATCCCACAAGACTACAGACACATGGAAGGGTTCGGTGTCCACACCTACACTCTGGTATCCAAATCAGGAAAAGTTCTCTTTGTGAAGTTCCACTGGAAACCAACCTGTGGGATCAAGAATCTCACTGATGAAGAGGCTAAGGTAGTTGGAGGAGCCAACCACAGCCACGCAACTAAAGATCTCCACGATGCTATTGCATCAGGTAACTATCCTGAGTGGAAGCTTTTCATCCAGACGATGGATCCTGCCGATGAGGATAAATTTGATTTCGACCCGCTTGATGTGACCAAGATTTGGCCTGAGGATATCTTGCCTTTGCAACCAGTTGGTCGCTTGGTTCTGAACAGGACCATTGACAACTTCTTTAATGAAACTGAGCAGCTTGCTTTCAACCCTGGTCTTGTGGTGCCTGGGATCTACTACTCAGATGATAAGCTGCTTCAGTGTAGGATCTTTGCGTATGGTGACACGCAGAGGCATCGTCTTGGACCTAATTATCTGCAACTACCGGTGAATGCTCCAAAATGTGCTCACCACAACAATCACCATGAAGGTTTTATGAACTTCATGCATAGAGATGAGGAG ATCAATTACTACCCTTCAAAGTTTGATCCTGTCCGCTGCGCCGAGAAAGTTCCTATCCCTAACAAATCCTACACTGGAATCCGAACCAAG TGTATCATCAAGAAGGAGAACAACTTCAAGCAGCCTGGAGATAGATACAGATCCTGGGCACCAGACAG GCAAGACCGGTTTGTTAAGAGATGGGTTGAGATTCTGTCTGAACCACGTCTAACTCATGAGATCCGCAGCATCTGGATCTCTTACTGGTCTCAG GCTGATCGATCTTTGGGACAGAAACTGGCAAGCCGTCTCAATGTGAGGCCAAGCATCTAG